One Hydractinia symbiolongicarpus strain clone_291-10 chromosome 7, HSymV2.1, whole genome shotgun sequence genomic window, ttttgctgctTATCAACAGTTGACAACCCGGGCGTGCAATATTTATCACATCATCTTAAGCTGAAACAATTTCTTTGACAGTGTTATGGGAACGCGCATTCCAAAAACATCATGTTCCCGAAATTGAAAATACGGATTTTGTCTCGTTTTAGAGGTAAACGAGACACGCTTGACATGTATTACATATATAACACTAGCGAGGATGTCCAGGTAACCATTTTTGCTCATTGATGTCTCAACATCGTGTTGCAAAAGAAGATAAAGCTATAGATCGTGCTGTCACGAAAACGGTTTTCGGTGCTGTTTAAAAGAGCAACGAAGACTTGCCTTGTTATACTTGCAGAGGACATTCTGCTCTCcaaaaaaactgtattttgtAGATAGATAAGTGATGTTGTTGATGAAATTAGGTGAATTAAATGCGTTTTAGTCAACATATCAAGGGCTTGCTCTCAGGGTCTATACCAGCGTTTGACGGGGGTTTGGTAGGCGAAATAAATACTGATGTTCCCGAAATTGTAAACAGTCCACGGATACCACAAAGacataaaatcattttaaatattaattcACACAGAACAACAATTACGTTCTAATTCAAAATAACCCAACCAACCCGAGTTTTAATTGCCCAAGCTGTATTTACAGATAAAAATAGTTGTTCCCTTGATTTTAATTTCGGGAACGTAGTGTCCAATTCATGAAtctgcaaataaataaataaataaataaataaataaataaataaataaataaataaataaataaataaataaataaataaataaataaataaataaatacttaggCTAGAAATAATGCCTCTTTCAAACATTTTGCATTTCGCAAATACAAGACTAGTATAAACTTTAAAGTCATTCTACCATTACaatgtgttaaaaaacaattcttATGACTGTTGTTTGAAAGTGTTTGGCAAGATAAGTGTTTAAAATACTCTTTGAAACTAATCTCCATTAAGCGAATTTTGGTCGGTCGGGCTCTAGCGATTAGGATGTGCGCATACGCATAAGGTTGTTTACGTAAAACTACGTAACATGAGCTGTTCGTTGAGATCGCCAAAGGAGTTGAAACAGTTTGAACTTTTTCAGCGATCGTTTGCGATTTTTGACGTCACATATCTTTGACAGTCAATCagaatcaaaattataaaattatactccaaaaaatgtgctaaaatatttttttactgaagaaaATCCACGTTTTCACTTTAAACTTTTGTCGCTCATCTTACGTCGCTATGGCATATAGAAATTTAATAGCCGCTTTTCCTCCGGATTCGCTAGAGCCCGAGCAACCAAAATTTGCCTAATGGATATCAACCTTAACGCACTCGCACGGTAGATAATTCTTGGAATAGATGAGCTTTTGTTTTACTCTCAGATATAGTTTTGTTCTGAACTCAAGtttattttttgcttgttttattACCTTCATCCTTATTACATAATCCTTAATACAGCAAAATTGAGTAGTGTGACAACAGCTTTTAATAATAGATTTTGCATCGTGTTGACTTCAAACCTACAGAACTTCCTTTCTTACTTGGTATGTACTAAATCATGCAGGCCGCATATGCATAAATATTATAAACGCGTGCTATATGCACGCGTTTATAATATTTCCTTTCATCGTTACTTTGGAacattacaaataaaaatagtcCTTTAAACAGTATAATTACATTGTATTGTTAGCAGCTACACATTTCAGACCATTTAACTTTTCTTATACATTTCCTAATTCTCCAAATAatctttttaactgcaacataTGATAAAATAATCAAAACTACCAATGGTGGTAGTGATAAAGCAATATTTTTAACccaaataaaaacaagattGATAAGATCGAAACCGGGTAACCTTGAAAGATCATGCATGTAATCCAAGGcccaaattaaatcaaaaatattgagCAACAGTAAAATGGACAACGATAGTGTTTCCATTCTGTTAAGGGCGTTGCTATGAAATGGACTTTTATACCAGTGATGCAGTAGGAAAACTAAAAGTGTGGGGAAAGTGGTTAGCATTCTGAATACTGGATTGATGATGCATATACACAAGGCAGACAAGATTAGACGTCGAATCAAGACAACAACCTCCCAGTTTATGACACTCTCTTCAGACGTACTTTTTCGATATGGTTTAGTAAACAACTCCAAGATGCTATCCTTTTCCTTCTTGTTGTCAGGAATTTCAGTGGCATCAAAGTCAAAACCCGTCTTTCTTTTCAATATGTACTGATAACTTGCATATGGAGGAAAGGAAAAGCAGATGTAAAATTGTGTAACAGATACCTTCCCTTTCTCCAGCATCTTTACCGACATATATGTCGTGAAAGGAAATGGCACAATCCAAATGCAGAAGAACACCATAATAAGATATTGCCACCATGAATAACAAACAACATCACCTTGTATGTACAAATAATGTGTGTCGTTTATATTGACGCAATTCATCATTTTTATACAGAATGATGATATTCCTGTGTAACCAAGCAATGCCAGTTGAATTAGGCACgatctaatttttatttgaaaataggGCTCATGCCTTGTCCACATAAAGAAACATCTTTTTGAACAAAAATGTAATGTAAAAAGTAATGTAATTGCTGTAGGAAAGGCAGCTGTTTGGATAAATTCCTTGCCAATAGTTGTGAGATTTTCCCTGGCACATATATTTAAGAACTTCGTTGAAATAAATTCAAAGTTAAGTGCAGATGTAATCGCTTTTCTAAACTCGCTTAAAATATCTGATTTTCTCTGATCGTGTTGTTTGATTCGAAGCAACCTTTCAATCTGATAAAAGAAGAATACAATCGTCGTAACGCCTGCGATGTTTCTTGACATGTTTGAATATCTAGGTCTTAAAGAGAGCACATTTGTTGAATGGTTGATGTTATCGTTTTCTTCATCTTTTTGAGATACACAGCCCTCACTGTTCTCAATCAAGGGTTGCATTAAATCGCCAGTGGTGTCTGGTTTACTCTTAACGCCTCTTATATACTTCAGAACAAACAAGAATATGTCCTTGTAGTAAAGAAAGAGAActgaataaataattatatagaGCAAGTACAGGACCCAAAACAAATGTTTCCAACAACTTCTTTTTGTAATACACCTACCATCGAAGTAATTGACTCTAGAACCAGATTTACACGAACCACATAAAACTCCATATCTGTTAATATTGCAGGTATTATAGGACGTGCATTTAGTACCATAAGATGAGCAGCAATAGGATGAAGGACAAGGTATGAATATTATATCAGATTTATCCGATGACAGATATCCCCAAAAATTACCACGACTGACTACTCCGTTGTCACATATTGCACCAGATGGACATCTTTGACACTTTGCGTTAAGATTTAATGCTGTTAGGTTTtcatgtttatattttatttcgaTACTTCCATTATTAATTGAATATGTGTCCTTCCTACATCTGACACAGCGTAGATTAGAAATCCAATTCTCTTCCTTATCTTTCACAAATATTGCTACAGCATTATGGTTCTCA contains:
- the LOC130648940 gene encoding uncharacterized protein LOC130648940, giving the protein MTCSVFLIVVLVLRLSITDSSDIFVSKLNGNDHKNCGHQVILPCRSLQYVLENKISKLKIVIRLDGGNDVVNPYKYLINKTFLLEREITITNTGNVRPTVSVYKKLKPSYELQHTVFHCKQECILTIYGIRFYDAPLVSIVSNITVQVKQCLVESSLRFLRTLMNEIQKNIAVEIFNSTFVDSTLAFDETKYLKINIINTTIHEHTRDFSLLSIHGAYVCDIQIRDSLFRNNGGVAISCIPSASNSKKIWIINTKFINTKKNGNALELLYCSSIYIKHSEFNGYIATALKIENALSVTVTRSSFTSNTGYNGGALYLRGSKCLISKCYFFNNTATNGGAIYYVMGMLYLLIANSRFISNSAIMLGGSLYTGKQQIKAEVKMRNVTFLVEPKFPSSAGIIIYSTVETSLLNVCMKIASTLFDWPIADGFSCDKGCIRKKRSASDFFKFKCPENHNAVAIFVKDKEENWISNLRCVRCRKDTYSINNGSIEIKYKHENLTALNLNAKCQRCPSGAICDNGVVSRGNFWGYLSSDKSDIIFIPCPSSYCCSSYGTKCTSYNTCNINRYGVLCGSCKSGSRVNYFDGRCITKRSCWKHLFWVLYLLYIIIYSVLFLYYKDIFLFVLKYIRGVKSKPDTTGDLMQPLIENSEGCVSQKDEENDNINHSTNVLSLRPRYSNMSRNIAGVTTIVFFFYQIERLLRIKQHDQRKSDILSEFRKAITSALNFEFISTKFLNICARENLTTIGKEFIQTAAFPTAITLLFTLHFCSKRCFFMWTRHEPYFQIKIRSCLIQLALLGYTGISSFCIKMMNCVNINDTHYLYIQGDVVCYSWWQYLIMVFFCIWIVPFPFTTYMSVKMLEKGKVSVTQFYICFSFPPYASYQYILKRKTGFDFDATEIPDNKKEKDSILELFTKPYRKSTSEESVINWEVVVLIRRLILSALCICIINPVFRMLTTFPTLLVFLLHHWYKSPFHSNALNRMETLSLSILLLLNIFDLIWALDYMHDLSRLPGFDLINLVFIWVKNIALSLPPLVVLIILSYVAVKKIIWRIRKCIRKVKWSEMCSC